The sequence below is a genomic window from Armatimonadota bacterium.
CGCCAACGGGCGAACCTAACGGTCGCGTCGAGCGGGGCAGCATTCGCCGCGAATGAGGCGGAAGTAGGTAGCTGTTTCTATTTTCTTGACTATCCCTGCGCTTGTTCTAACCATGAGGCGATTCGGAAACAAAGCGCGTGAGCATCCCCGCGCGCGCCAGGGTCGCGTGTCTGCAACGCCTGATGCGGGGCTGGCGGAACCCACGGCTTCCTACACTGTCGGTCGGGACATGCGAATCCGGCCTCATCCGACGCTCTTTGACTTTGGACCGAATGGTGGAACGAACGGCGGCGCCTTTCGCGATCCCGCTTTCATAGACAACAAAGACGCTTCCTATTCACCGCTGGGTGCCGTGGACTGCCGGTTCCTCCGCAGGGGTTGAAGATGCGGGCGGTCAGCGTGGACCTGAGCCGATTCGACGCCACGCTACGGGAGTTGTCGCAGGCATCGAGCCATTGGCAAGCAGAGGAGCCACCGCCTTCGGTCGTCCCTCCCCTGTTAAGAACCCGCATGCCTTTCTTCAGTAAACCGGTGAAGCGCCAGACCCTTCACGCGCTGGCCTTCATCCGCGGCATAGATGATCCAATCCCCAAAGCAGGAGGAATACTACGTTGAGTGATGCTCCCTCTCGCACCGTTCACGTGCCGCGCTATTTCACGTGCGAACAGCGCCTCGCCGAGCGCCTGGCGCGCTGCGGCCGCCAAATGGGTTTCAGCGCAACCGCAGGCGGCGCACCGCCCGCAGGCGGCGCACCGCCCACCGCAGAGGAGACCAGCGCATGGCAGCGACAGCTTCGCAGCGAAGTCTGGAGGCTCCTCGGCATGGACGCCATGGAGCCCTGCGAGGTGGAGGGCGTCGTGACCGAGCGCACACTCATGTCCGGCTACCTGCGGGAGCGGGTCGAGGTGCAAACCGAGCTGGGGGTCACCGCGGTCGCTTACCTGCTCATTCCCGAGGGGATGACACCGGGTGAGCGGCGACCGGTGGTGCTGGCGCCGCACGGTCATGCCAGCGCCGGGAAGCTCTCTCCCGCTGGTCGGCGGGATATTCCGGCGGTGGCTGAGACTATCGAGGCGCACTCCTATGACTACGGTGTGGCCTTCGTGCGCGAGGGCTGGGTGGTGTTGTGCCCGGATGCGCGAGGCTTCGGCGAGCGCCGCGAATCATACAGCCAGGGAGATGACGAGGCTCATTTCATCGGCGGCTCGTGCTGGCAGCTGGCGCACATGGCGCTGCCGCTGGGCTTGACCGTCGCCGGCATGTGGACGTGGGACCTGATGCGCCTCATAGATTACGCGGCGAAGCGGCCGGACTGCGACGCCAGCCGCATCGGCTGCGCGGGGCTTTCGGGCGGCGGGTTACAGACGCTCTACCTCACCGCCCTGGACGAACGCGTCACCTGCGCGGTGGACAGCGGATACTTCTACGGGGTGCGTGATTCCTTGCTGGTCCTGAGCGCGAACTGCGACTGCAACTACGTTCCCGGGCTGTGGTTGCTCGCCGACATGGGCGACCTGGGGGCGCTATGCGCGCCGCGGCCCCTGCTCATCGAGACCGGGGATGAGGATACCCTGAACGGGGAGCGCGGCCTGGCCAACGTACGCGAGCAGGTAGCGATCACTCGCCGCGCGTACGCGGCGCTGGGAGCGGAGGAGCGCCTGCGCCACGCCGTGTTCCACGGCCCCCATCGCTGGGACGGAACCGAGGCGATCCCCTGGCTGCGGCAGTGGTTGACGCGAATGTAGGGGCAAGGCATGCCTTGCCCTTACTGTCGAGGGGGCAAGCCCTGAGCGGCGTCAGTGACGCGCAGGGCCGGGGGCGCCTGATAACGACTCGAGGAGGCGCATGACCGCGCCCGCGAGCTTATGCGGGTCATGGCGGGCGAGGTCCGCGGTCCACAGCAGATCAGCCACCACCGCTCGACTTCCCAGCTCGGCGATAGCGTCCGGCTCGGGGTGCACCGGCGCGGCGCCCTCGCGGCGATAGGCCGCGAGCACCGCCGCCTGCGGCAGGCGCGAGTTCATCAGGCACACGGTGAACGGATTGCAGCCGAGATGGCGGATGATGGTCTCCAGGTGGCGGGCGGCGCCGTAGTCATCGGTCTCCCCCGGCTGGGTCATGAGGTTGCAGATGTAGATGACCGGCGCGCCGCAGCGGCGGATGGCATCCACCACCCCCGGCACCAGCAGGTTGGGCAGCACGCTGGTGTAGAGGCTGCCGGGGCCGACGATGATCGCCTGCGCCTGCTCGATGGCGCGCAGCATCTCCGGCAGCGCCGGGGCGTCGGCCGGCTCCAGGTGCAGGCGCGCGATGCGCCGCGGGCTGCCGGCGATAGTGGTCTCCCCCTCCAGGGTTGTCCCATCGTCCATTTCCGCCCGCAGACGGACATCGCTCAGGGTGCACGGCAGCACTCGCCCGCGAATGGCGAGCACCTTGCTCGTTTCCTCCACCGCGCGCCCGAAATCCCCGGTCACCCCCGCCAGCGCCGCGATCAGCAGGTTGCCGAAGGAATGTCCCTCAAGCCCGTGGCCGTTGTCGCGGAAGCGATACTGGAAGAGCTCGGTCATCAGCGGCTCGACTTCGGCGAGGGCGACCAGGCAGTTGCGGATATCGCCGGGGGGCAAGATCCCCAGGTCGCGGCGCAGGCGGCCGGAGCTGCCGCCATCGTCGGAGACGGTGACCACCGCGGTGATATTGCCGCTGTGGTGCTTGAGCCCGCGCAGCAGGGTCGAGAGGCCGGTACCGCCGCCCAGGGCGACCAGACGCGGGCCCTCCGCGCGGCAGCGCCGGGCGTAGAGCGCCTCCGCCAGGCGCCCGCGATCGCGGGGGCTGACCGCGGACACCACCGAGCACACCATCTGCCGCATGCCCCAGAAAGCAGCGCCGACGCCGAGCGCGACGAGCACTATGCCCACCACCCACAGCCGCCCGGGCAATCGCAGCCCGACGACCACGGTCGCGGCGCCCAGCCCCACCAGCACCAGGCCGAGGGCGCCCAGCGCCAGCCAGCGCTTGACTCCCAGGCCGGGCCACAGCCAGCGCAACATCCAGCGCACAATCTTCATCACTCTGCTCTCCCCCGTTGCTCCCATGCCCCCGGCCGGCTGCGCAGGGGCGGTTCGCGAACCGCGCTACCTGGCGATGTCGCGGTGCTCCACCAACGCCCGGTAGCCGTCGCTGGCGAGGTGAGCGGCCAGTTCCTCGGCCAGCACCACACTGCGGTGGCGCCCGCCGGTGCAGCCGAGGGCGATGGTCAGGTAGGCCCGGCCCTCCTGCGCGTAGCGCGGCAGGGCGAAGTCGAGGAAGTCGAACAGGCGCGCCAGGAACTCGTGCGCCACGGCGCCGGCGAGGACGTAGTCGCGCACCGGTTGATCTCCCCCCGACAGCGGGCGCAACTCCTCCACCCAGTGAGGGTTGGGCAGGAGGCGCAGGTCGAGCACAAGGTCGGCGTCTAGCGGCAGGCCGAACTTGTAGCCGAAGGAGACGACGGTGATGACCATCTCCCCGGCGCCGCGCGCGGGGAACAGCGAGCTGACCTCGCCCTTGAACTGCTGCACCGCGAGCTCGGAGGTGTCCATCACCTTGTGCGCGCGCTCCTGCAGACCCGCCAGCAACTCGCGCTCCCGGCGGATGCTCTCGAGCAGGGGAAGGCCGCCGCCCGCGAGCGGGTGACGCCGCCGGGTCTCCTTGTAGCGGCGCACCAGTACCTCGTCGGAGGCGGTCAAGAACAATATGCGGTAGTTGAAGCCTTGGCACTCAAGCTCGGCCAGGGAGGCGGCGAGATCGTCGAAGAAGGCCCCGCCGCGCACGTCTATCACCACCGCCGCGCGCGACACCTTGCCGCCGGAATGGGCGCACAGCTCGGCGAACTTTGGGACGAGAGTCGGCGGCAGGTTATCCACGCAGAAGAACCCCAGGTCCTCGAAGGCGCGAATCGCCTCGCTCTTGCCGGCGCCCGACAGGCCGGTGACGACAACCAATTCCACCCCCCCGCGCCGGGGCGTCTGGCGCGGCGTCTCCGCCATCATCGCACTCGCTCCCGACGATCGGGCACCAGCATCATCAGCACGCCGTTGATCGCGCTCATGATCGCCGCCCCCGCGGCCGCCCCCACGATCCCGT
It includes:
- a CDS encoding alpha/beta hydrolase family protein, with product MGFSATAGGAPPAGGAPPTAEETSAWQRQLRSEVWRLLGMDAMEPCEVEGVVTERTLMSGYLRERVEVQTELGVTAVAYLLIPEGMTPGERRPVVLAPHGHASAGKLSPAGRRDIPAVAETIEAHSYDYGVAFVREGWVVLCPDARGFGERRESYSQGDDEAHFIGGSCWQLAHMALPLGLTVAGMWTWDLMRLIDYAAKRPDCDASRIGCAGLSGGGLQTLYLTALDERVTCAVDSGYFYGVRDSLLVLSANCDCNYVPGLWLLADMGDLGALCAPRPLLIETGDEDTLNGERGLANVREQVAITRRAYAALGAEERLRHAVFHGPHRWDGTEAIPWLRQWLTRM
- a CDS encoding gluconeogenesis factor YvcK family protein; protein product: MKIVRWMLRWLWPGLGVKRWLALGALGLVLVGLGAATVVVGLRLPGRLWVVGIVLVALGVGAAFWGMRQMVCSVVSAVSPRDRGRLAEALYARRCRAEGPRLVALGGGTGLSTLLRGLKHHSGNITAVVTVSDDGGSSGRLRRDLGILPPGDIRNCLVALAEVEPLMTELFQYRFRDNGHGLEGHSFGNLLIAALAGVTGDFGRAVEETSKVLAIRGRVLPCTLSDVRLRAEMDDGTTLEGETTIAGSPRRIARLHLEPADAPALPEMLRAIEQAQAIIVGPGSLYTSVLPNLLVPGVVDAIRRCGAPVIYICNLMTQPGETDDYGAARHLETIIRHLGCNPFTVCLMNSRLPQAAVLAAYRREGAAPVHPEPDAIAELGSRAVVADLLWTADLARHDPHKLAGAVMRLLESLSGAPGPARH
- the rapZ gene encoding RNase adapter RapZ; this translates as MMAETPRQTPRRGGVELVVVTGLSGAGKSEAIRAFEDLGFFCVDNLPPTLVPKFAELCAHSGGKVSRAAVVIDVRGGAFFDDLAASLAELECQGFNYRILFLTASDEVLVRRYKETRRRHPLAGGGLPLLESIRRERELLAGLQERAHKVMDTSELAVQQFKGEVSSLFPARGAGEMVITVVSFGYKFGLPLDADLVLDLRLLPNPHWVEELRPLSGGDQPVRDYVLAGAVAHEFLARLFDFLDFALPRYAQEGRAYLTIALGCTGGRHRSVVLAEELAAHLASDGYRALVEHRDIAR